A single genomic interval of Syntrophobotulus glycolicus DSM 8271 harbors:
- a CDS encoding flavodoxin family protein, translating into MKVVAFNGSPRVHGNTARSLRIVLDELAKEGIETELVQLGGQKVYGCLACGKCSELKNNSCVRQDDEMNTFIQKVGEADGLLIGSPTYFSNVTSEVKAFIDRCGYVNKANGGHLLRGKAGAAVVSVRRAGSNFTYSAINFFFGIAEMVIPTSSYWNMTLARDPGDIELDEEGIRTFQTLGKNMAKLLKQINGN; encoded by the coding sequence ATGAAGGTTGTTGCGTTCAACGGAAGCCCGCGGGTTCATGGCAATACTGCCCGCAGCCTCCGAATTGTGCTTGATGAGCTGGCTAAAGAAGGAATAGAAACCGAATTGGTTCAGCTGGGAGGCCAAAAAGTGTATGGCTGTCTGGCCTGCGGCAAATGTAGCGAACTGAAAAATAACAGCTGTGTCCGCCAAGACGATGAGATGAACACGTTCATTCAAAAGGTCGGAGAGGCTGACGGGCTCCTTATTGGCTCTCCCACCTATTTCAGCAATGTCACCTCTGAGGTGAAGGCGTTTATTGATCGCTGCGGTTATGTAAACAAGGCCAACGGAGGCCATCTTCTGCGGGGGAAAGCTGGAGCGGCTGTCGTCTCGGTACGCAGGGCCGGTTCCAATTTTACTTATTCGGCAATCAACTTTTTCTTTGGAATTGCTGAAATGGTTATTCCAACATCCAGCTATTGGAACATGACCTTGGCCCGGGACCCTGGAGATATTGAGCTGGATGAGGAAGGGATCAGAACCTTTCAAACCTTGGGCAAAAATATGGCTAAGCTTTTAAAACAGATCAATGGAAATTGA
- the addB gene encoding helicase-exonuclease AddAB subunit AddB, translating into MSLRVILGRAGSGKTHLCLQEIKTKITERAEHPLVMLVPEQYTFQAEKDLIAVLGTGGIFQTEVLSFRRLAFRVFNEAGGITYPHIHQAGKCMILYRILHKMKDSLKVFANSADRQGFVNTIAELITELKQYHISPHRLEEVSGEFEDDNFLKDKLLELSSIYAVFEEALRERYHDSDDDLTLAAAKIPETRTYDGAEIWIDGFDGFTVQEYSVIESLLGKAGRISVSLCADGPGIGPAGGLDIFAPTKEAYHKLVKVAQASRTEMEKPLLLETAHLPRFKNSSELAHLERYLNTYPYQTYDSKTKDIALFSAANIFSEIEAAARDIIRQCRDQNMRFRDITVVAGNLDKYQSFIEIIFAEYGIPYFLDRKVEITNHPLVRLLLAMLDIFGENWSYEAVFRYLKTGLSGIEQEKIDRLENYVLACGIRGSRWTKQEEWTMSPDFLPDEKSSGQYREQLEEINRIRLEVAGPLQEFRGKTKGRRQTAEICTAVYDFLCRIGVPAKLEQSIAEFRQSGEVNLASEYAQVWNILMEVFDQIVEIMGDEKLSLKRFADILKTGLAQFKVGLIPASLDQVLVGSPERSKSHKIKALYVLGVNDGVFPSAIIKENILSDPDRAVLGKTGIELAKDTRTQAFDEQYLIYKVLTTSGNYLRLSWPIADQEGKTLRPSIIISRIRKLFPMVAETGNVLTSTAGAEELELITGQASAFSQMVQALRRKADGREISRLWRDTCIWFAGQEEWRDRCRAVRAAFLYKNIAPPISGDKVAALYGQPAYASVSRLERYTACPFAFYVQYGLGAKERKIYRFSPPDVGTFMHGVIEAFSRQVAEQALSWRELDKEWCEIKVSQIVDEMLAKMQGTGLAASKRYTALTMRLKRVLVRAVRLIAEHIRRSGFEPLGYEMDFSESGDFPPIVIELESGEKIHLVGRIDRVDALKTAEGTYLRIVDYKSNNKEFKLADVYYGMQIQLMTYLDAIWENKGLDIPRPLLPGGLLYFRIDDPLIRGSKQTSKEEIEQAIMKQLKMKGLILADVRLIREMDRQIDGSSLIIPARINKGGGLGRSSAASFEQFNLLRKYVRNLLQHLGGEIMRGRVDIAPYRKKTANSCRYCRFGAICQFDPARKENSFKLLPDYQDAEVWKLMEEKNGHE; encoded by the coding sequence ATGAGCTTAAGGGTGATTTTAGGCCGGGCGGGCAGTGGAAAAACGCACTTGTGCCTGCAGGAAATAAAAACAAAAATTACGGAGAGAGCAGAGCATCCTCTGGTTATGCTTGTCCCGGAACAATATACCTTTCAGGCGGAAAAAGACCTTATCGCCGTCCTGGGAACCGGGGGGATTTTCCAGACAGAGGTTTTGAGCTTCCGCAGGCTGGCTTTCCGTGTTTTTAATGAAGCGGGGGGGATCACCTATCCCCACATTCACCAGGCGGGGAAGTGTATGATCCTTTACCGGATTCTCCATAAAATGAAGGACAGTTTGAAGGTATTTGCCAATAGCGCCGACCGGCAGGGTTTTGTCAATACCATAGCCGAGCTGATCACAGAGTTGAAACAATATCATATTTCCCCACACCGTCTTGAAGAAGTAAGCGGGGAATTCGAAGACGACAATTTTCTCAAAGATAAACTGTTGGAGCTCAGTTCAATCTATGCCGTGTTTGAAGAAGCCCTTCGCGAGAGATACCATGATTCCGATGATGATCTGACCCTGGCAGCGGCAAAAATACCGGAAACGAGAACCTATGACGGAGCGGAGATATGGATCGACGGCTTTGACGGGTTTACCGTCCAGGAATACTCTGTCATTGAGAGCTTGTTGGGCAAAGCCGGGAGGATCAGTGTCAGTCTTTGTGCGGATGGGCCCGGGATCGGACCGGCCGGGGGGTTAGATATCTTTGCGCCCACCAAAGAAGCGTACCATAAGCTCGTAAAAGTTGCCCAGGCCTCCCGGACGGAGATGGAAAAACCGCTGCTGCTGGAGACGGCGCATTTGCCCAGGTTTAAAAACAGCAGTGAGCTTGCTCATTTAGAGCGCTATTTAAATACATATCCATATCAGACATACGACTCAAAGACAAAGGATATTGCCTTATTCTCAGCGGCAAATATTTTTTCGGAAATCGAGGCGGCGGCCAGGGATATCATCAGGCAATGCCGTGATCAGAATATGCGCTTCAGGGATATCACGGTTGTCGCCGGGAACCTGGACAAATACCAGAGCTTTATTGAAATCATTTTCGCTGAATATGGAATTCCTTATTTTCTTGACCGCAAGGTGGAGATCACCAATCATCCCCTGGTACGCCTTTTGCTGGCCATGCTGGATATCTTTGGGGAAAACTGGTCCTATGAAGCGGTTTTCCGCTATTTGAAAACAGGCTTAAGCGGAATTGAACAGGAAAAAATTGATCGTTTAGAAAACTATGTTTTAGCTTGCGGCATCAGGGGCAGCCGCTGGACAAAGCAGGAAGAGTGGACAATGAGTCCTGATTTTCTGCCGGATGAAAAGAGCTCCGGACAATATCGCGAGCAGCTCGAAGAGATTAACCGCATCAGGCTGGAGGTGGCAGGGCCCCTTCAGGAATTTCGCGGAAAAACCAAAGGGCGCCGGCAAACCGCCGAAATCTGCACGGCAGTTTATGATTTTCTCTGCCGGATCGGGGTTCCGGCCAAGCTGGAGCAATCCATCGCCGAATTTCGTCAAAGCGGAGAAGTGAACCTGGCCAGCGAATATGCTCAGGTTTGGAATATCCTGATGGAAGTCTTTGATCAGATCGTTGAAATTATGGGGGATGAAAAGCTGAGCCTGAAGAGGTTTGCCGATATCCTCAAAACAGGTCTTGCTCAGTTTAAGGTTGGCTTGATTCCTGCTTCATTAGATCAGGTTCTGGTGGGGAGTCCCGAGCGTTCCAAAAGTCACAAAATCAAGGCATTATATGTACTGGGGGTCAATGACGGCGTATTCCCCTCAGCGATAATAAAAGAAAATATTTTGTCCGACCCGGACCGGGCCGTCTTGGGCAAGACAGGGATTGAACTGGCCAAGGATACCAGGACACAGGCCTTTGATGAGCAATACCTTATCTACAAGGTTTTAACCACATCAGGAAATTACCTGCGGCTGAGCTGGCCTATTGCTGATCAGGAAGGCAAAACGCTCAGACCGTCAATCATAATTTCCCGTATACGCAAGCTTTTTCCGATGGTGGCTGAAACCGGCAATGTTCTGACCTCGACCGCCGGAGCGGAAGAGCTGGAGCTGATCACAGGGCAGGCCTCTGCGTTCAGCCAGATGGTTCAGGCCCTGCGCCGCAAAGCCGACGGCCGGGAAATCAGCAGGCTCTGGCGGGACACCTGTATCTGGTTTGCCGGGCAGGAAGAGTGGCGGGACCGCTGCCGGGCAGTCAGGGCAGCTTTCTTGTACAAAAACATTGCTCCGCCGATCAGTGGGGATAAAGTCGCGGCATTATACGGACAGCCCGCTTATGCCAGCGTTTCCCGTTTGGAGAGATATACCGCTTGTCCCTTTGCTTTTTATGTCCAATATGGCCTGGGAGCGAAGGAAAGAAAAATATATAGATTCAGCCCGCCCGATGTCGGGACATTTATGCATGGCGTCATTGAGGCATTTTCCCGGCAGGTTGCCGAACAAGCGCTTTCCTGGCGCGAATTGGACAAAGAGTGGTGTGAGATTAAGGTTTCACAGATCGTCGACGAGATGCTGGCGAAAATGCAGGGAACCGGATTAGCCGCTTCCAAAAGATATACGGCCTTGACCATGAGATTGAAAAGAGTTTTGGTGAGGGCAGTCCGGCTGATTGCCGAGCATATCAGGCGCAGTGGCTTCGAGCCTTTGGGTTATGAAATGGATTTCAGTGAAAGCGGGGATTTTCCGCCAATTGTCATTGAACTGGAGTCCGGTGAAAAAATTCACCTTGTCGGCAGAATAGACCGGGTTGACGCCTTGAAAACCGCCGAAGGCACGTATTTAAGAATCGTGGATTACAAATCAAACAACAAGGAATTCAAACTGGCCGATGTTTACTATGGAATGCAGATTCAGCTGATGACCTATTTGGATGCCATATGGGAAAATAAAGGCCTGGATATTCCCCGGCCGCTTCTTCCCGGGGGCCTTCTCTATTTCCGGATTGATGATCCTCTGATCCGGGGGAGCAAGCAGACCTCCAAGGAAGAAATAGAACAGGCGATCATGAAACAGTTGAAAATGAAAGGCCTGATCCTGGCCGATGTCCGCCTGATTAGAGAAATGGACAGACAGATCGATGGCAGCTCCCTGATCATTCCGGCCAGAATCAATAAAGGCGGCGGTTTGGGCAGGTCTTCGGCGGCTTCATTTGAACAATTCAACCTTCTGCGCAAATATGTCCGCAACCTTTTGCAGCATTTAGGCGGGGAAATCATGCGGGGCCGCGTGGATATAGCCCCTTACAGGAAGAAAACCGCCAATTCCTGCAGGTACTGCAGGTTTGGGGCAATTTGCCAGTTTGATCCCGCCAGAAAAGAAAACAGCTTTAAACTGCTCCCCGATTATCAGGATGCGGAGGTCTGGAAGCTGATGGAGGAGAAAAACGGGCATGAGTGA
- a CDS encoding winged helix-turn-helix transcriptional regulator translates to MIKFKNNEYQCSMELTLALIGGKWKALILWQIKDKTLRFSELRKTLPKITQKMLTQQLRELEGSGLVTRTVYTQIPPKVEYSLTKAGRSLLPILSTLCEWGLAYAHEYETIDR, encoded by the coding sequence ATGATCAAATTCAAAAATAATGAATATCAATGTTCGATGGAACTGACCCTGGCCCTGATCGGAGGAAAATGGAAAGCCCTTATTCTTTGGCAGATCAAGGATAAAACTCTGCGTTTTAGTGAATTAAGAAAGACTCTTCCTAAAATAACCCAAAAAATGCTTACTCAGCAGCTCAGGGAACTGGAAGGCAGTGGTCTGGTGACGAGAACGGTATATACCCAAATCCCGCCCAAAGTGGAATATTCTCTGACAAAGGCGGGAAGGAGCCTGCTGCCTATTCTTAGTACCCTCTGTGAATGGGGATTGGCTTATGCCCATGAATATGAGACCATTGATCGATAG
- a CDS encoding phosphatidylserine decarboxylase has protein sequence MAIYYIDRKTGETREEIVAGDQFLQWLYRTGSGSFFLETLIKRKFFSALYGKYQDTGQSRKKIKGFVQSLAIDLSEAKIEDIGKYSTFNEFFTRELKPSRRPLCNQPEALISPADGRVFAWENIDIDLMVQVKGLAYTLADLLQDQALALAYSGGTCLVIRLCPADYHRFHFPDSGVPGPPQQIKGSYYSVNPLALHKIIRLYCRNKRELTVFRSDHFGDMLLLEVGATCVGSIIQTYSANQHVAKGSEKGYFKFGGSTVIVLFKKDRVKLDEDILDHTVSGFETKILMGERLGVKLK, from the coding sequence ATGGCGATCTATTATATCGACAGAAAAACAGGGGAAACCAGGGAAGAAATTGTGGCTGGGGATCAGTTCCTGCAATGGCTTTATCGGACGGGATCAGGCTCTTTCTTTTTGGAAACGCTCATCAAACGCAAATTTTTTTCTGCTCTATACGGGAAGTACCAAGATACCGGACAAAGCCGAAAAAAAATCAAGGGCTTTGTCCAGAGTCTGGCCATTGATTTATCCGAGGCAAAAATTGAGGATATCGGCAAATATTCTACGTTCAACGAATTTTTTACCAGAGAATTAAAACCTTCCCGCCGTCCGCTCTGTAATCAGCCTGAGGCTTTGATCTCCCCAGCCGACGGTCGGGTTTTTGCTTGGGAAAATATCGACATTGATCTGATGGTGCAGGTGAAAGGCCTTGCTTATACTCTTGCCGACCTGCTCCAGGATCAGGCTTTGGCCCTTGCTTATTCCGGGGGAACCTGTCTGGTCATCAGACTTTGCCCTGCCGACTATCACCGCTTTCACTTTCCGGACAGCGGTGTCCCCGGCCCGCCGCAGCAAATCAAAGGAAGCTATTATTCGGTTAATCCCCTGGCCCTGCATAAAATTATCCGGCTTTACTGCCGGAATAAAAGGGAACTGACTGTTTTCAGGTCGGATCATTTTGGCGACATGCTGCTCCTTGAGGTGGGAGCGACCTGTGTCGGCTCAATCATTCAGACGTACTCGGCGAATCAGCATGTCGCCAAAGGATCTGAAAAGGGGTATTTTAAATTTGGCGGCTCGACTGTTATTGTCCTGTTCAAAAAAGACAGGGTGAAATTGGATGAGGATATTCTTGATCATACCGTTTCCGGCTTTGAAACGAAGATATTAATGGGGGAACGGCTGGGCGTTAAACTGAAATAA